TGCTGGTTTGGGAATCTTGAACAATCCACCGATGAAGTATAGAAATTCCCGGCCTGTGAGTTTTTCATACAAGAATGGAATATCCGGTACATAGGCAATGGACTGTTTAGCTTCCAGCGGCTGTTTGACAATATCGTACCCGTTCACGAGGATGCTGCCCGATGTCGGAGTAAACAGGCCGACAATCATTTTGATCGTCGTAGTTTTACCCGCACCATTGGGTCCGAGGAATCCAAAGAACTCACCTTTCGGAACAGTCAACGAAAGAGCATCAACCGCCGTGAAGCCGCCAAATTTTTTTGTAACATTCTGGAGTTGAATCATAAAAGCTGTCAGTGTTCAATAATCAGTAGCTTTAATCATCCACTTTTTACCCTCTACCTTTTACTTTTTACTTAAACTCACTCCCACTCTATTGTTGCCGGTGGTTTGGAGCTAATGTCATAGACCACCCGGTTGATACCGCGCAATTCATTCGTAATTCTGTTTGAAATATGAGCAAGCACATCGTTCGGAATTTTCGCCCAATCGGCTGTCATTCCATCCACGCTCGTTACTGCACGCAATGCGACGGCATTTTCGTATGTGCGCCCGTCGCCCATCACGCCAACGGAACGAATAGGGAGCAGAACCACAAATGCCTGCCAGATTTTATCGTAGAGATTTGAACGTTTAAGTTCCTGAATAAAAATATCATCTGCTTCACGAAGCAGTGCAAGTTTTTCTTTTGTGATATCGCCAAGCACGCGTACAGCAAGCCCAGGACCAGGAAATGGATGCCTCCCAATAAGATCTACCGGTACACCAAGCAGCCTTCCAATTTCACGCACTTCATCTTTGAAGAGCTCGCGAAACGGCTCGATGAGTTTGAAATTCATCTTCTCCGGTAATCCGCCGACATTATGGTGGGATTTAATCGTAACCGACGGGCCTTTGAACGATACCGACTCAATCACATCCGGATAGAGCGTGCCCTGTGCAAGATATTCGACGGAACCGCTTAACTTTTTTGCTTCCTCTTCAAACACTTCGATAAATGTCTTGCCAATTATTTTTCTTTTCTTTTCCGGATCATCCACACCTGCAAGACGGGATAGAAAAATATCAGTCGCATCGATGTAAGAGAGATTGATATGAAATGTATCGCGGAACGTTTTCACCACCTGTTCGCTTTCATTCTTTCGCATCAATCCATTATTGATGTGAACGCAATGTAGTTGATCTCCGATAGCGCGATGCAGTAAAACAGCCAGCACCGATGAATCAACGCCGCCGCTTAATGCGCATAACACTTTTGCCGATCCAATGTTTGCACGAATTCCTTTTTCCGCTTGCTCTACAAACGAAGCTGGTGTCCAATTGCCTTGCGCTTCGCAGACTTTGAAGAGAAAATTGGAAAGAATTTTCTTTCCATCCGGTGTGTGCACTACTTCCGGATGGAATTGTACGCCGAACATTTTTTTCTTCTGATTGCGGATAGCACAAATAGGCGCATTGTGAGAATGCGCTATCGGTTCAAATCCATCCGGCAATTGACTCAGAGCATCGCCGTGACTCATCCACACCGACGTAGCTGCATCAAGCCCGACGAAGAGATCGCTATGGTTGTCTATCTGCAAATCTGCTTTCCCGTATTCGCGACGGGCGGCAGAATTCACTTTACCTCCAAATCTATCCGCAAAAAGCTGGAGTCCGTAACAGATTCCGAGAATGGGAATTCCGAGATCGAAAATACGCGGATCGGGTTTCGGCGCTTCTTTTTCATAAACACTCATCGGACCACCCGACAAGATAATACCGACCGGTTGGAATTGCTTTATGTTTTCGATAGAATAATGAAACGGGTGGATTTCTGAATAAACTCCTAGCTCACGTACCCGCCGGGCAATGAGCTGTGTATATTGAGATCCAAAGTCGAGGACAAGAAGAGATTGTGTGTGTTCCATAAATTAATATAGGAAAAAGTCAGGTGCCGTTCAAAATCACAACTCTTCCAAATGTGACAGAAGATTCGTATCTTATTCACATAAATTATTTTCAAATCAATGAAGTAACGGAAAATTTATGGGCAGAATATACGAAACAAGAAAGTATGTGATGTTCGCGCGTTTTGCACGGATGTCGAAAGCATTTAATAGAATCGGACGCGAAATAAACGTTGCAGTCAAAATGGGTGGCCCTGATCCTAAGGGAAATCCACGGCTCCGTATCGCTATTCAAAATGCAAAAAGCGTCAACATGCCGAAAGATCGCGTGGAAGCCGCTATTAAGCGTGCATCAGATAAAGACACAACCGGTTATGAAGAAGTTATTTATGAAGGGTATGCTCCGCATGGCATTGGTGTCATTGTCGAATGCACAACCGATAACCCAACACGCACCGTTGCCAATGTCCGGCATTACTTAACCAAAGGCGGCGGATCACTTGGTTCATCAGGTTCGCTTATGTTTATGTTCGAACGCAAAGGATTGATTCGCATTGCGGCATCAGCGATTCCTCATATTGATGAATTCGAATTAGAACTCATCGACCACGGCCTTGATGATCTTTCTCAACATGAGCAAGAACTGCTTATTTACACTTCCTTTCAAGATTACGGCAAAATGTTAAAATACCTTGAAGAGAAAAAAATTGATGTCAAAAACTCTGAACTTCAGTACCTTCCCACAACAACAAAAGAATTATTGGAAGAACAAGCAAAAGAAGTAAAGGAATTGATTGACAAAATAGAAGAAGACGACGACGTGCAGTCGGTCTTTCACAATATGGCTTAGCTGAGGAATTCTTCGGAAAGATATCCATTTCCACTGCGCTCATATTTCAAAGAAATCCTGTTTTTGTCAAAGATGTGGCAAATACAAATCCGACTACCGTGTACTAAAAAACAAACAGAATGAATCAGGAAATAGACAATTCATTCCATTTTTCGCCATAATACCTCAAGAATTATTGAATTTCGTGGCACATTGCTTGCGATACTATGCATAGCAAATGTAAATCAATGTGCGAGGTACAGTATGAAACGATTACTTTTTATTCTATCAATTTTCAGTATTGCTTTTGTACTGAGTCCGAAATCTTCAGCAACGCCCACTCCAGTTCTGTCTGATGTTGGAATGCAATTCGGTTTCTTCTATTCATCGCTTGCACCTCATGGCGAATGGATTGAAGTAGAATCCGGAACACGCGTCTGGCATCCGTTTCACATACCTCATCGCTGGCGTCCGTACCTTGTAGGCCGGTGGGTATGGACTGAGGAGTATGGATGGTATTGGATGTCCAACGAACCATTTGGTTGGATCACGTACCACTATGGACGCTGGTATTATGATAATTACTACGGTTGGGTCTGGATGCCGGATGACGTATGGGCGCCGGCATGGGTAGAGTGGCGCTATGACAATGATTATATTGGCTGGGCTCCGTTGCCGCCTTATGCAACATTTCATATGACATTGGGAATTCGATTCACGACTCATTGGATGGCGCCGGCGCATTATTGGAACTTTGTTCGTTACAATCGTTTCGGTTCCGTCATTCGCTATCGCGACACGGCGCCTGAAGAATATGCACGGCGTCTCATTCGCACTGGCCGTACCGGTCAGCAGTACGGAATTGACCACGAACGTATAATAAACCGTGGAGTTGATAGAACCGTTATTGAACATCGAGGCAACGTGCGATTCACAAAAACAGAAGTAAGGGAAATCCGTGGACAATCCGGCGAAAGAATGACACGATCAAACGACAACCAGCGCATGGAACGCATAGAAGTGTATCGTCCTACACGTGATGAGATGCAGCGCAGTACGGACCGCATAGAAACACGGCGGGGTGAGCGAAATCTTTCAATCGATATGAATAAAGTCGAACGATCGCGTGTCGAATCTCGTACATCGTCCGATGAACGTCTCCCCCGCAGTGAGACAAGAACAGATAAACCTGGACGTGAATCTGGACTGCAGAGAGATATTCTTCAAAATGAACAGATCCATGAACGTACACCGCAAGTGCAAGAGCAACAATCGCAACGTGATACACAGGAAAAACGCCGAGAGTTGATTCAACGATACGAACGTAAACAGAAACCTTCGCCACCTGCTGATCGTGAAGCTCAGCGACAGCGGATAGAACAAAGAAGGGAGAATTCGCGGATCACACAACCTCGTAAGCCAATTCAGGAACGACGATCAGAAAATAAAACCGAACGGCGAAGAAGCGATTAAATTTACTCAAGATGATCTCTTCAAAAACAACGAGGTACAGAGTGAACCATTGTTTCTCAATCTTGATTCATCAAGGAACGACTGATTTAGACATTTTTCAACAGTGCAGACCAACTCAATGGTAATTTGGGACCTTGATATATTTTGAATCCATTATTTTCGGCAAGCTTGATCGTTAATTCAAATTCTTTTTGAGAGACATGAAACAATTTGGGTTCTACAATAAGAAATTGTCCCTTTTCGTTTAAGATATTTTTCAATTGTTTAAAAAACGAATTTTTATCCGGGACTTCATGAACCATATAAAAGGTTAAAATAAAATCGACTTTTTCTGATATATTGATTTTATCTTTATCACATTTTACGAGCTTAATCCTTTCTTCCAACTCTGTTCCCTTAATTTTATTGCCAAGTTTTTGCAGCATTCCATCCTGTAGATCAGCTGAAATTACTTTTCCACTCTTGCCGATCATCTTAGCCATTTCTATAGAGAAAAATCCAGGACCGCATCCAATATCGAGGACGGTCATTCCTTCTTTCATGTAGGGAGCAAGTATTTTTCGCGGATTTTGCAGCCATCCTCTTATTTTATTATCGAGTGAATTTGCAAGTTCAACAGGACAAACCCGATTTCTTTCACTATCCATAGTTCCTCCAATTAAAAATGACTTGTTGGACGGTAAACATCTTATTATTTCATTTATTCTTTCGCTAAAAGCCAGTTATATGCTTCTTCTTCATTAGAAAATATTTTTATTTCCATCTGTTGATGCTCAAGGATTGATTGGAACATCCGTGCAATACCATATTGAAGCGAATTACCCGTTAATATTGCAGTTTTCACTATCTGCGGCAATTGAATAGTACGGAGGTTCTCTGCAAAATCCATAAGTTCATCGAATCCTATCTTAATCCCATGAAGTTCCCTCATGTCTTCTATACGATTGATTAAAT
The genomic region above belongs to Ignavibacteriales bacterium and contains:
- the guaA gene encoding glutamine-hydrolyzing GMP synthase translates to MEHTQSLLVLDFGSQYTQLIARRVRELGVYSEIHPFHYSIENIKQFQPVGIILSGGPMSVYEKEAPKPDPRIFDLGIPILGICYGLQLFADRFGGKVNSAARREYGKADLQIDNHSDLFVGLDAATSVWMSHGDALSQLPDGFEPIAHSHNAPICAIRNQKKKMFGVQFHPEVVHTPDGKKILSNFLFKVCEAQGNWTPASFVEQAEKGIRANIGSAKVLCALSGGVDSSVLAVLLHRAIGDQLHCVHINNGLMRKNESEQVVKTFRDTFHINLSYIDATDIFLSRLAGVDDPEKKRKIIGKTFIEVFEEEAKKLSGSVEYLAQGTLYPDVIESVSFKGPSVTIKSHHNVGGLPEKMNFKLIEPFRELFKDEVREIGRLLGVPVDLIGRHPFPGPGLAVRVLGDITKEKLALLREADDIFIQELKRSNLYDKIWQAFVVLLPIRSVGVMGDGRTYENAVALRAVTSVDGMTADWAKIPNDVLAHISNRITNELRGINRVVYDISSKPPATIEWE
- a CDS encoding YebC/PmpR family DNA-binding transcriptional regulator, yielding MGRIYETRKYVMFARFARMSKAFNRIGREINVAVKMGGPDPKGNPRLRIAIQNAKSVNMPKDRVEAAIKRASDKDTTGYEEVIYEGYAPHGIGVIVECTTDNPTRTVANVRHYLTKGGGSLGSSGSLMFMFERKGLIRIAASAIPHIDEFELELIDHGLDDLSQHEQELLIYTSFQDYGKMLKYLEEKKIDVKNSELQYLPTTTKELLEEQAKEVKELIDKIEEDDDVQSVFHNMA
- a CDS encoding class I SAM-dependent methyltransferase, coding for MDSERNRVCPVELANSLDNKIRGWLQNPRKILAPYMKEGMTVLDIGCGPGFFSIEMAKMIGKSGKVISADLQDGMLQKLGNKIKGTELEERIKLVKCDKDKINISEKVDFILTFYMVHEVPDKNSFFKQLKNILNEKGQFLIVEPKLFHVSQKEFELTIKLAENNGFKIYQGPKLPLSWSALLKNV
- a CDS encoding STAS/SEC14 domain-containing protein, which codes for MSYSIDASTKFIRVTYSGTLDNNDIQGVLKDSLIVGRNELNLINRIEDMRELHGIKIGFDELMDFAENLRTIQLPQIVKTAILTGNSLQYGIARMFQSILEHQQMEIKIFSNEEEAYNWLLAKE